ATGGTACAGTAACACTGATGGAGGTAGAGAAAAGTCACCAACCTGTGTGTACTGACGTTTCAGATAAAGTATAATCCAGAGAAACAtgcatatttgctttctttctaaCAGTTTTGATTGATGCTCTAACGTCTGTATgctaaacatgaagctacagccagcagcaggttagcttagcatagcttAGTGTAAACACTGATAGCTAAACTGGTTCTGTCCAACTCTCACTAAAATCAcagctttcattttattataattaGAAAAGTATGGTTTTTGAAAgcaggacttttatttttatatttgcattcctgttttttcatttttccttttttccccgtAATCTTCTATCATCTTACAGCATCGTAAGCAATAGTTGGGCGTAAATTTCATAATAAGGCGGGCATTCCTTTCTTGAAAGTAATTTTGAATGCATCTTCTCTATTAAATAATTCACCATCCCATCAGTATAAGGAAGCATGTGGCATTGCCAgtgtctgggaaaaaaaaaatcaataaagctGTGTTGTGTGGTCAGAGTGGAGTTtgttaaacacaaaatcaataGCAAGACTCCAGGACTCGGGATGTCGTCATGTGTTGTTCATCTGTTGGGTGGAATTCCCTTCCCGGGCCTGTTCAGCCCTCATGCAAGcacacaagaaaaagaagaagaagaaggagaagaagcagagaagagttttgtattttgtcatgtctgtatttttgtctcattttcacaAAACATGTACAGGGGAAGGAAAAGCCTTTCAATAGAACCTGAGGTATTTTTGCGTCAAGCAGCCTAAGGTATcaggattttcttttaaaaactcatCTAAATTCATCAGTGTTCTTAGATGCGTTGCTATTTAcacaacataataataataataataataataataataataataataataataataataataataataataataataattcaataaCAACAAGTTTTAGCAAATGGGACAGCCTGCATCATCTTTGTTACATGTCATAAATAATTCTAACAACATTTCTTAAAAATATAGGGAtgagggtgaggagaggagaggttgCTTGAGCCTCGGGGGTGAACATAGGAATCTATCTGAACttactgtagctgcagcagcacaagatCAAAGGTCAGAGATCGCCAAAGAGAAAAGCTAATCAAGGatcaaaggaaaaataaacacattttacattataaataaataaccatcTCGCACCAGGAGAGCAAAGTTTTCATTTCCTTCACCTCAGGATATGAggatcctcttttttttcctttccattttgttaagctgttttatttttatcaaagctttggaaaataagaaataagaacaaaacaagaaaacaaaaaaagactgagagagagagagagagagagagagagagagagagagagagagaaagcaagggAGCTTTACGGACATGCATTGTGCTGATGTACCAGCAGCTGTGTACCCTGTGCTGGGCTTGGCTCACTGAAAGATCCCCTGAGAATGAACAAAAGGGTGTGTGTAGGGCCTATGCTTTACATGTGTGAATATAAGTGTAAGTGCAttcagtatgagtgtgtgtatgtgttggttTCAGCTTTGGTGGGACGTGCTATGATAATGACTGATGGAACTGGTGCTGGCTCGGAGAGGACACTCAGTGCGAGTCTTTAAATCTCGTACtcgtgaaagtgtgtgtgtgtctgtttgcatatAGTTGTTATGTTGTTATGCAAGCCCTCATGAAActggcagaaaatgttttattgtgcaTGAGTGGTCGGAGAGTGTGTGGCTACTCTTTCTCTGCACActgtcacaaaaagaaaaaaaaacagtctttttAGTCAAAGCTTGAGCCCTCAATTGGAGGATCAAATCCATGAATTCACACTGCACATAAGCCAAAACAGAGACCCTGTTCTTAGAGATCTCACTGGTAGGATGTCTGTACCATCCTCCCAACACCAAACAGAGGCTCTATATTTGCACTGTATCGAAACTCAATACACTTTCTGAGTATCGTGTTGCCAGGGTTGTGAATGGAAATCCAAAATGTTCATCAGAAAGCGGAAAAGTGCATTTCAAAGTCAAACATCACTCTCCTCAAAGAAGGAACAGCACATATTGCTTGCTTGAATTTGTcgaatgtgtgtatttgtatgagtgtgtgttcataaaTACCATacagcaaataataataataataattcaacaaaagaaaaaaagaaataaatccacAAAACATTATATTATTTCTCATTACCAGAATGAACCAGTACAATAAATTAAAACTataactgaacaaaaaaaaaagtccattagAAGTCCATTAAAATTGctatatatattcatattgtATATATagtatttgtctgtctgtagtCAGCCTTTCTGGTGCATGCTCAGTGGTGACCATAAGTGGTGACTGGGAGCAGTGCGAGGGGGGTTTGGTGGGGGGGCGGGGTCTATAAAGGAGCTAAAGGGCCGTTAAAGCAAACCCTCGTCACCATCCCGAATCCTCAGTCCCATCACGCTGTTAACACTGGAAATAAGGGAGCGAAAGTCAGGAAAGACACTGTGCTTTGGGGGTGGGCGGGGGCGGGGTTGGGGTCACTGCCCGTTGCTAAGAGTCTTCAACTCAAAGTCTTTACATCAACAAAACGCTGAGGATCCTTCGGTGTTTGGATGCAGTACCGCCTTTTTTAGATCAAGTCCTTGGgatgtctctgctgtgtgctgtgagtgATGCGAGGAGACGGTGCCATTAAGGAGTCTGTTATCGTCGCTGATGTTGTGATGCAGAGTCTGTAGCAGGCAGAGCCACTGGGGAGGGGATGGGGACGTTGCCGTGCGAGGTTCTGAGGCTTTCTGACACTGGGGGTGAAGCTTTGGAAGGAAACACGGGGCTTGAGTCAAATCACAAGCTATACACCCACTGAAGCACACTACGTTTGACCACAGGCAAGCAGTTTGTGTCTGAACTCTGGCAAAATAAGGGTATTCGATATAATAAGGATGCAACATGTCACTCTGGgtcatttctttttatctgtgACAGAGCTAAGAAACATTAAGAGTTTCGGTACCGTCAGTACAGTTGCCCCCcctaaccccccacccccaccccacttGACCCCACCCTCCCCCAGAATTTTCTTCAGATTTGTATGAGAGTTCAGGATGGTTATGGTCTGCTAAGCACCACATCTCAGGCTCTGTCCGTCCAGGTGCGAATGCTGGGTTCGCTCGCTAACGTTTTCACATTAACTCTCTGCTTTTGTGTCTATTTGTCCTTCTCTCAGTTGGAGTCTTTAACACTGTCTGTGAGGGGACCACAAAAAAccctcttctgctcctcctcataTGTCTTCCTCTAACCAGGTCCATTTTTGCCCCCAAGGGACAGTACTGGTCATGTCCATTATCTGTCAGGATACCTCGATGATCTCCATGCTCCCAGAGAAGCTCGACTGCTTCCCAATCTTCCCCAGTTCTTCTCGGGACCGTGTCTCAGAGATGCCCTCCTCAAACTCCATCTGACAGCTGCGCCGCTTGAACTGCTTCTCTGATGCAGGTCCGCTGTTGCTCGAGCTGTTGGAGATGGACACTGCGGACGACGATGTGGAGTCCCGGTGGTCTCTCTGAGTCTGTGGCGCCGAGGGCTTCTCCCTCTGGGATTTGTCTCGTAACCGCACACCTTCGCTGCACCCAAACGCCACGTAGGCAGAGCTGCTCCCAAACCTCATCGAcgactcccctcctcctccatcccctcctccacccagctccatctctctctcaccgCCCTCCTCTGCCCCAAAGTGCCAGGGGGCATCTGTGGTGGGGGTGACCGGTGTGACAGGAGTGGTAGCCtggacagtgtctctgtgtttggtccACATGGCTCCAGACCCCACGGTGGGCAGGGAGGGTAGTGAGAGGAGCAGGGAACCCTTTAGGTTCTCGTCCAGGCTGGGGCTCTTGTGGTCCAGCGACAAGCTAAGAGACTGCGGAGGTTGGTGTGGTTGGGAGTGGACCGGTGAACTGCCGGAGCTGTGCTTGGGTTTTCTCCTGGGTCTAGATGAGGAAGAACTAGACCGATGGACTCCTTCACTTCCTCCGAGCCCCAAACCTCCGATACTGCCCCCGCTGCCTGGTGAGGGGAACGGTGAATCAGAGGAGCTGGGGCTGTCTAGGACGGGAGATTGGGAGCAGACGCCATTGGAGGTGCCTGTTCCTGGGCTGTCAAGCTTGCACAGCTTGGGGACGTCTTCAGAGTGTGTGGGTGCCAGGCTGGGGCAGTGGGGACTGTTGGGGGAGTAGACAGATTTAATGTCCAGAGAGAAGGAGCGTTTGAGCCGGTTAGTGTCCATAATCCTCTCTGCTGAGAGGTGCAGGCCGTTGAAGCCTTGCTGGAGGGAAGTGGGTGACGGTAGCTTGGGTTCTGGTGGGATGTGTGGCTCTGCCACAGATAAGTCATAGTTGCTGTGGTGACCGTTGATCTCAAAGCCTGTGCTGACTCCATTAACCTCTGAGTTTTGCTTAGTGTTGTTCTCAGAGATCTTGTCGTCAGAGGTTGAAGTTAAAGCTTGGAGTAATCGCAGGCCCTTCTCAAACTCCAGCAGCTGACCGAGGAAGTTGAAGTTGGGAGATATGGACGGTCTTCGGTCCTTTACAAACCTGACaggagtagaaaaaaaaattggaaagaTTAGTCACAGCTGTTCAGCTTGTGAATGATGTGAGTACTATGTGTGAATTCATGAGAAGTACTGAGGAACTTCTGAAGGGCAGGATTACCCCAGATGAACTAGGTTTAGGGTGTGAACTGTTTTACTGATGCACAATACAAAATCCTGTGCCCGTGTTGTTCAGACAAGGCAAATCAAAGCCTTTTGTACACGCTCTGTTCCCCAGCAGCCATCTAACAATTTCATTTCTCATGACtggaggggtgggggtttgAGAAAATCGTCTAGCGTTTCTTTCAACAGTGAGTTGCCTTTTTACTGGGGCTGACACCTTAGCTCAGCTGGCGCTGGATGGGAGGAGCAAGCATACCTGTAGGCGTCGTCTGATGACAAGCCCATTGTCTTCATGATGTATGCAATGGCGATGGTTGCTGAACGCGAGATTCCAGCCAGGCAGTGCACAATGACTCTGCAGTTTGACACCTTAGCTTTGTCTGTTggagaagggggtgggggggggtgtggaCAGATATGAATGCACACATCTATacacaaatgtgcacaacaCTGCAGATCCCTGACAGGTCTCATCTTTAGCACAAAGTCTCTGGAGACAGCCAGCACCTATTGAAAGCAAACTGACGTTTCCTGGAAGAGTAAAAGGCGGGGGGTTGTCTAAACGGATGTGTTATACCTGATGCTATTGTTGCTTAAGCTGCACGTGAATGTTTATTAACTATGACAATGCGCGGATATGTCGTATTGAATATCATGGGATTCTTTAGCAGATAACTGGATGAATTTACTTCCTTGTAAAGAGCCTTGCCTCAGTGGGGTCTGTGCTTTGTACTGCTAATCTTCGCCAACACATTATGTCTCATGTCATTATATTGTCCCTCATCTTACCTATGAATTCATTAGTTTTGTCCAGCCAGGGAAGCAGTTTCTCACAGTAGTTGTCATTTACTGGGATGCGCATGAAGTGGCTCTCACTGATAAAGTCTGGCTTGGGGCAGGTGTTGCTGGCATTCAGCACATAGGTGATACCATTCTGAGCCATCAGGTCCTGCAGAGGTAGAGATAAAAGGGGTTTAAGGTGGTGTTTTGTGGCCAGGTAGCAATAACAAGTCAGTTATCTTTCTTTGACAGCAGTGAGATGAATGAAAAGATGCAAAATAAACTGTACCTTGTTGAGGACGTCCTTCTGTGAGCCCAGGTAGAGGTGTGGCAGGATGCGAGTGGGCCCTACATTAGCCACAGGCAAGCAGGGCTGGGACAAGCTCATAGGCAGAGCAGTGGCAGGCTTCCCTTCGCACAGGCCGGGGAAACAGGAGGAGAAAGCAGCAAAACCTCCTGCAGAGAAagtaaagagggagagaaagggttAGGCACACTAATGGTTTTCTACACAGCAGTCACTGGGAACTCTGCATGACTCCCATGAGCTCATCcagcacactgaaaaaaaaaaaaaagcagacagacgATCTATAGACTTTCAGAGATGAAGCTGGGATACAATGTTTGGGTCCTGCTCCTGCAACAGGAGCAAAAAAAATGAGGCTCTTTCAGCTTCTGTGAGAGTTAGGTTAAATGCTGGGCGGCCAGGAATGCGTGTCTCTGGCCCTTTAAGAGGCAGGCGGCTCCACTTTTGGCAtatgtgtatatgagtgtgtgtgtgtgtgtgtgtggctctgtttCCTGCATGAGCTCATGTCCTGTAGCAGTGCATTGCGTCAGGCTGGGGGAATGAGAGAGGCCACAGGTGCAGGGCCAGGACAGAGGCCCAGTAACATCCCCCTGACAACCGCACAGCacgcacacagcacacacacacatgcatggaactacatatgcacacacacacatactaacaAGATGACACACTCCAAGAAGACACAATCTGTTGACATGATCACATAATCTTGCAGTCAACATATGCTCAATATTCACTCTCACTGTCCATAATTCTCCGTCCACCCAACACACgcagacgcgcacacacacacacacatagacacacaacATAAAAGCACTGCTCGCACCCACttctgctcagacacacacaaatacccacACTCATCATTACTCTGCAGTACAGCGGTTGTATAACTACAGGGTGGGGGCCAATGAGGGAAGGTgggtgtgaggtgtgtgtgtgcgtgcgtgcgtgcgtgtgtgtgtgtgcttgcactgAGGAGTGGGTAATGACCTCGCTGAGGAGTGTAGAGAAGGGAGGGAAGTGCTTCAAGGAAACCCTGAGCCCCAGAAAGGAGATTAGAACCTAATCTAGGTTCATCCCTGCCTGACCCAATCTGGGACATAcagtgtgcgcgcgcacacacacacaccgacacacacacacactaggtcacagagtgagagtgagtgagacatGACATCACTGCTCTAAAgtagcacacacagcacagtgcaggCAGGACATTGCCTTCCGTTGTAACACACACCCAGCTGCACTTCTCATGTAGCAACGgctgtccaacacacacacacaccgagcacACGGTGTCAGCAGCATGTACTGTGTACTCAACAGATATGAGATCTTGGATAAATAATAGGAAGCtgccaaaaagaaagaaagaaagaaagaaaaaatagagTTGCGCAAATGGTCAGAGGATAACAGCTTTGGAATTTTTGAGCAATCTCACAACACCTGGGCCTCTGAGGCTGGATGCATCCTCATGACCCAGTGTGCTATTCTGGGTGCACTGTCCCTTTAAGAGCAAAGTGAAGAAGGCCTGTCTGTTTCCAGCTATTAATGGCAACCAGTGGAGCAATGACATCAGCGCTCCACATGGGGGGTGGAGTGGAGGGAAAGATAGACGGATAGATGCAGAAAGAGCGATCAGATAACTCACAAGATACAAGAGGGAGAGCTTAATGCAAAGAAGGAGAGACTGAGGGATAGCTGCTGT
The window above is part of the Toxotes jaculatrix isolate fToxJac2 chromosome 5, fToxJac2.pri, whole genome shotgun sequence genome. Proteins encoded here:
- the dusp8a gene encoding dual specificity protein phosphatase 8a isoform X3, which translates into the protein MPLDVVIAPAEDCFWPDLQETDMRLKIRVRRMKEGRELRGGFAAFSSCFPGLCEGKPATALPMSLSQPCLPVANVGPTRILPHLYLGSQKDVLNKDLMAQNGITYVLNASNTCPKPDFISESHFMRIPVNDNYCEKLLPWLDKTNEFIDKAKVSNCRVIVHCLAGISRSATIAIAYIMKTMGLSSDDAYRFVKDRRPSISPNFNFLGQLLEFEKGLRLLQALTSTSDDKISENNTKQNSEVNGVSTGFEINGHHSNYDLSVAEPHIPPEPKLPSPTSLQQGFNGLHLSAERIMDTNRLKRSFSLDIKSVYSPNSPHCPSLAPTHSEDVPKLCKLDSPGTGTSNGVCSQSPVLDSPSSSDSPFPSPGSGGSIGGLGLGGSEGVHRSSSSSSRPRRKPKHSSGSSPVHSQPHQPPQSLSLSLDHKSPSLDENLKGSLLLSLPSLPTVGSGAMWTKHRDTVQATTPVTPVTPTTDAPWHFGAEEGGEREMELGGGGDGGGGESSMRFGSSSAYVAFGCSEGVRLRDKSQREKPSAPQTQRDHRDSTSSSAVSISNSSSNSGPASEKQFKRRSCQMEFEEGISETRSREELGKIGKQSSFSGSMEIIEVS
- the dusp8a gene encoding dual specificity protein phosphatase 8a isoform X1, whose translation is MAGEKGPTKRSAMDIKRLASLIQRGTGRLLVIDSRTFSEYNASHVQGAVNVCCSKLVKRRLQQDKVSVTELLQPNGKVKVELGRKQEVVVYDQSSKEAGHLSKDGFVHILMGKLEGTFHKVSLLTGGFAAFSSCFPGLCEGKPATALPMSLSQPCLPVANVGPTRILPHLYLGSQKDVLNKDLMAQNGITYVLNASNTCPKPDFISESHFMRIPVNDNYCEKLLPWLDKTNEFIDKAKVSNCRVIVHCLAGISRSATIAIAYIMKTMGLSSDDAYRFVKDRRPSISPNFNFLGQLLEFEKGLRLLQALTSTSDDKISENNTKQNSEVNGVSTGFEINGHHSNYDLSVAEPHIPPEPKLPSPTSLQQGFNGLHLSAERIMDTNRLKRSFSLDIKSVYSPNSPHCPSLAPTHSEDVPKLCKLDSPGTGTSNGVCSQSPVLDSPSSSDSPFPSPGSGGSIGGLGLGGSEGVHRSSSSSSRPRRKPKHSSGSSPVHSQPHQPPQSLSLSLDHKSPSLDENLKGSLLLSLPSLPTVGSGAMWTKHRDTVQATTPVTPVTPTTDAPWHFGAEEGGEREMELGGGGDGGGGESSMRFGSSSAYVAFGCSEGVRLRDKSQREKPSAPQTQRDHRDSTSSSAVSISNSSSNSGPASEKQFKRRSCQMEFEEGISETRSREELGKIGKQSSFSGSMEIIEVS
- the dusp8a gene encoding dual specificity protein phosphatase 8a isoform X2, translating into MAGEKGPTKRSAMDIKRLASLIQRGTGRLLVIDSRTFSEYNASHVQGAVNVCCSKLVKRRLQQDKVSVTELLQPNGKVELGRKQEVVVYDQSSKEAGHLSKDGFVHILMGKLEGTFHKVSLLTGGFAAFSSCFPGLCEGKPATALPMSLSQPCLPVANVGPTRILPHLYLGSQKDVLNKDLMAQNGITYVLNASNTCPKPDFISESHFMRIPVNDNYCEKLLPWLDKTNEFIDKAKVSNCRVIVHCLAGISRSATIAIAYIMKTMGLSSDDAYRFVKDRRPSISPNFNFLGQLLEFEKGLRLLQALTSTSDDKISENNTKQNSEVNGVSTGFEINGHHSNYDLSVAEPHIPPEPKLPSPTSLQQGFNGLHLSAERIMDTNRLKRSFSLDIKSVYSPNSPHCPSLAPTHSEDVPKLCKLDSPGTGTSNGVCSQSPVLDSPSSSDSPFPSPGSGGSIGGLGLGGSEGVHRSSSSSSRPRRKPKHSSGSSPVHSQPHQPPQSLSLSLDHKSPSLDENLKGSLLLSLPSLPTVGSGAMWTKHRDTVQATTPVTPVTPTTDAPWHFGAEEGGEREMELGGGGDGGGGESSMRFGSSSAYVAFGCSEGVRLRDKSQREKPSAPQTQRDHRDSTSSSAVSISNSSSNSGPASEKQFKRRSCQMEFEEGISETRSREELGKIGKQSSFSGSMEIIEVS